In one window of Macaca thibetana thibetana isolate TM-01 chromosome 5, ASM2454274v1, whole genome shotgun sequence DNA:
- the MXD4 gene encoding max dimerization protein 4: protein MCQFEGLRRRVAAERRSPRSLEVRRPGARGGRRAEPAGAGRAAAAAVPGGTGAGGRMELNSLLILLEAAEYLERRDREAEHGYASVLPFDGDFTREKTKAASLVRKAPNNRSSHNELEKHRRAKLRLYLEQLKQLVPLGPDSTRHTTLSLLKRAKVHIKKLEEQDRRALSIKEQLQQEHRFLKRRLEQLSVQSVERVRTDSTGSAVSTDDSEQEVDIEGMEFGPGELDSVGSSSDADDHYSLQSGSGGDSGFGPHCRRLGRPALS, encoded by the exons ATGTGTCAATTTGAGGGCCTGAGGCGGAGGGTGGCGGCCGAGCGCCGGAGTCCGCGGAGTCTGGAAGTGCGGCGGCCGGGCGCGCGGGGCGGGCGGCGAGCGGAGCCGGCCGGAGCGGGCCGGGCAGCGGCCGCCGCCGTCCCGGGGGGGACAGGCGCGGGCGGGAGGATGGAGCTGAACTCCCTGCTGATCCTGCTGGAGGCGGCCGAGTACCTGGAGCGCAGGGATCGAG AGGCCGAGCACGGCTACGCCTCGGTGCTGCCCTTCGACGGCGACTTCACCAGGGAGAAAACAAAGGCGGCCAGCCTGGTGCGCAAGGCCCCGAACAACAG GTCTTCACACAACGAGCTAGAAAAGCACAG ACGAGCCAAACTCAGGCTGTACTTGGAGCAGCTCAAGCAGCTGGTGCCCCTGGGCCCCGACAGCACCCGCCACACCACGCTGAGCCTCCTGAAGCGGGCCAAGGTGCACATCAAG AAACTGGAGGAGCAGGACCGCCGGGCACTGAGCATCAAGGAGCAGCTGCAGCAGGAGCATCGCTTCCTGAAGCGGCGCCTGGAGCAGCTGTCGGTGCAGAGTGTGGAGCGTGTGCGCACAGATAGCACAGGCTCCGCCGTCTCCACGGACGACTCAGAGCAAG AAGTGGACATAGAGGGCATGGAGTTTGGCCCTGGTGAGCTGGACAGTGTTGGCAGCAGCAGTGACGCGGACGACCACTACAGCCTGCAGAGTGGCAGCGGCGGCGACAGTGGCTTCGGGCCCCACTGCCGGCGGCTGGGCCGCCCCGCCCTCTCGTAG